In Bacteroidales bacterium, the DNA window GAGCTTCCGAAAAATAATTATTAATGAAGAAACTATTGGGATTAGTCAGTACATCATCGGGAGTTACCGTTTTGAATCCCTCTGAAACTACCTGCGCTATTCTTGCCTGGAGAATTTCAGCTGGATCGGTACTGGTGGAGGTAAATGTAGGGCTTTCGAAAGTAAGATTGGTTGGGGCCGAATCTGTGGTCCAGTTTGCATTACCCACCGCAATGTCTCCGGTTTTACCATTCCAACCCTTAGCATTATTTGCAAAAACAGGATTCCATCCGCTCATTCCCCATTTAAGGGCTTTGGCAGTGTCATAACCAGATAACCTGAGTAATGTTCCGGCATAGGTAGCTGTTTGACCAGTATAGCAAACTACTACAATTGGTTTGGTTGCGTTAGCTGCTTCAATTAGGATGTCTGTAAAAGGAACATTCACTGCACCAGTAATATGCCCAAGAGCAAAGTCTTCGGTCGAGCGGATATCAATCAAATGGTAATCGCTCATGTTTCCATCGGCAGGAGCGCCAATTACAAACCCATCCAGCATTTTGTTAATGTCAAGTTGTTGGCTTACCAGGTAGTCTGTCAAAGCTTTTTGTGCATTGAATGGATCATCATCATCTTTCTTACATCCTGTGGATAGCAAAGCTGTGGCTAGCATCAAGGTCAAAAAATAAATCGCAAGTTTTTTCATTGTTATCAGAGTTTAATTGATTAATAATTATTTAGCGTCAATAAAGTCATTTTACTATTCGCCGCAGCCACCACCCCCGGCTGTTTTAGGTGTGTTATTGTCAATATTGGGATCCCAATTCAGGATTCCACCATGAAGGTTTTTCACATTGGTAAAACCAAGCTGTTGTAATGCAAAAGCAGACAATGCACCACGATAGCCCAGTTTACAGTACAAAATGATCTCAGCATCATTCTCTGGAGTATAGAGGAATTCTTCTTCCCAGAATTCATCATCACGAATTCTTATTTCAAGAGCTCCTCTTGGAATGTTCAATGCGCCCGGAATTGCACCATTCTTGTAATCGTTTGATTGACGCACATCAATCAGTAAAAAGTCCTCCCCGTTTTCAATCCTGGTTCTCAGTTCATCTGCTGAAATTTCAGCGATGTTGTTTTGTATGGAAGCTGCCAATTCTTCTCCATTTTCATAAATAGCACTGCACGAGGTAAAAGTAATAGCCACAAACAGCATCAAATAGTTTATAAAAGTTCTTTTCATAAATGCAAGGATTTTAATAAGCGGTAAACTTTCCTGTTTTCTCGTTCCATTTTACGAACCAATACCAAAGCAGTATAATTCCGATGACAAGTGCTACAGCTCCGGGATAACCAATATAATCGGGCAGGAATGACCTGTATCGAAGTTCCTGTGGAAAAAGGTCGTTTACTGTAGGTACTATATAGCGGTTTGATAGCGGAGAAAGCAGAACAAATCCTAATGCTGCAAGCCATAATTTCACCTGGCCTTCGCCGACTCTCCATAAAGTACCAACTGCACAGCCCCCGGCAACAGTCATTCCCAGGCCAAAAATGAAACCTCCCAATAATGCCCGGCCCCAGAAATGTGGAAACACCCACGCCATTTCGCGGGCACGCAATTCTGCACCGCTGATTCCGATGCCAAAATATTTGATGGCGGTAAAACCAATCAAGGTGATGATCAATCCGGCCATAACTCCAACCGATCCATCTGATTCCCCTGTCATGAAAGGATCTCTGAATGCTTTTACGATACAAAAGCGTGAGCGTTGGCAGATCAACCCCATAAATAAACCAATAATTACGAACCAGGTCATTATCGGATTAAATGATGAGTACCACCATGCTAGTAGTAATACTGCAGCAAATAATATCCAGCCTATGTAAACCTGCCAGGAACCTTTACCGGGTTTTACGGCAAATAAAGTATAGCTTTTTCCGGAACTGAACTGCGGGTAATGTTCCATTTCCCACATGAGGTACTTTAGTGCAAGAATAACTCCAACAAAGAGACCGATGGTAAAGATCAGGGCTCCACCAGATAGCGCAGGTACACCGCTGAAGAAAGATCCTATAGTACAACCCAGGCCAATGGTGGCTCCTAATGCCATAAGCCCACCGCCAATGAATCCTTTTACCATTTCTCCTTTTGGTGGAATTCTAAAAGCAAACTCTTTTGAGAATAAGGCTCCGAGAAATGAACCTAATACAAGCATGATACAAAGCATTCCGAATAAACTGGTCCCGGTTGAAGCTGCTTCTGAATAAGCAGAAAATCCCAATACCTTATAAATATTTTCTCCCCAATTATTGATTCCACCACTTGCGCCCCAGGGACTGTGAACTGAAAATAGTATAATGTTAAGTAGTCCAAGGGTAATTCCGCCAACCCATACTGGCCAATGTTTTGAAAAAAATGTGCCGAAAAGCTGGCCAAAAATGCCCGTTTCTTTTGACGTATCAGACATTTTGCCTCCTAATTCTTTTTAATTAAATATCTGAATACTCCTCCATCCAGCATTTCTTCTTGCAGCATGATGTTGCCTGATTT includes these proteins:
- a CDS encoding YeeE/YedE family protein, with amino-acid sequence MSDTSKETGIFGQLFGTFFSKHWPVWVGGITLGLLNIILFSVHSPWGASGGINNWGENIYKVLGFSAYSEAASTGTSLFGMLCIMLVLGSFLGALFSKEFAFRIPPKGEMVKGFIGGGLMALGATIGLGCTIGSFFSGVPALSGGALIFTIGLFVGVILALKYLMWEMEHYPQFSSGKSYTLFAVKPGKGSWQVYIGWILFAAVLLLAWWYSSFNPIMTWFVIIGLFMGLICQRSRFCIVKAFRDPFMTGESDGSVGVMAGLIITLIGFTAIKYFGIGISGAELRAREMAWVFPHFWGRALLGGFIFGLGMTVAGGCAVGTLWRVGEGQVKLWLAALGFVLLSPLSNRYIVPTVNDLFPQELRYRSFLPDYIGYPGAVALVIGIILLWYWFVKWNEKTGKFTAY